In the genome of Pseudorasbora parva isolate DD20220531a chromosome 10, ASM2467924v1, whole genome shotgun sequence, one region contains:
- the nrbf2a gene encoding nuclear receptor binding factor 2a isoform X1, which yields MEKNKPWEKPDSVGVPVLLWPINTPCNCSSNNYTTDHPSHLNPPLNLSIPPNLSVPTSIVSKKTWQLSLLQAHHYGRKADQFVAKEKYEEAILCHSEAAELLKEALSMTQSEQVQLSLELQRDRHLQQKRLIKMSRKQAKLKGKPLVSPSKHSSPPITQCPSQTALQSPPLGWKAAKDDKTRLEEQSTAIADLWKLMAVLLTENKRLLEEHEKLKAENASLKRDHYEEHQIPSASLAQPQPPLGMRLLHVPSDLQNEIQLLLEMANDS from the exons atggagaaaaataaaccttgggagaaaccagactcagtcggggtgccagttctcctctggcctattaacacaccgt GTAATTGCAGCAGTAATAATTACACTACTGACCATCCTTCACATCTTAACCCACCCTTAAACCTATCCATTCCTCCAAACCTGTCCGTACCCACCTCAATAGTGTCAAAA AAAACATGGCAATTGTCTTTACTACAGGCCCATCATTACGGCCGAAAGGCAGATCAGTTTGTGGCAAAGGAAAAATATGAAGAGGCGATTTTATGCCATAGTGAAGCAGCAG AGCTGTTGAAAGAAGCCTTATCAATGACACAGAGTGAACAG GTACAGCTGTCTTTAGAGCTCCAGAGAGACAGGCATCTCCAACAGAAGCGACTGATCAAGATGAGCCGCAAACAGGCAAAACTCAAAGGAAAGCCCCTGGTCAGTCCTTCAAAACACAGCTCACCCCCGATAACACAGTGTCCTAGTCAAACAGCCCTCCAAAGTCCCCCGCTCGGCTGGAAGGCTGCCAAAGATGACAAGACTCGGCTGGAAGAGCAGAGCACTGCCATCGCTGACCTGTGGAAGCTCATGGCTGTCCTGCTCACGGAGAACAAGCGGTTGCTGGAGGAGCACGAGAAACTGAAAGCAGAGAATGCTAGCCTGAAGAGAGACCATTATGAGGAGCATCAGATCCCCTCGGCTTCTCTAGCTCAACCTCAACCACCGCTGGGTATGAGGCTCCTGCACGTGCCCTCTGACCTCCAGAACGAGATACAGCTACTGTTGGAGATGGCAAATGACAGCTAG
- the nrbf2a gene encoding nuclear receptor binding factor 2a isoform X2 yields MEVMDSPLNRKTWQLSLLQAHHYGRKADQFVAKEKYEEAILCHSEAAELLKEALSMTQSEQVQLSLELQRDRHLQQKRLIKMSRKQAKLKGKPLVSPSKHSSPPITQCPSQTALQSPPLGWKAAKDDKTRLEEQSTAIADLWKLMAVLLTENKRLLEEHEKLKAENASLKRDHYEEHQIPSASLAQPQPPLGMRLLHVPSDLQNEIQLLLEMANDS; encoded by the exons AAAACATGGCAATTGTCTTTACTACAGGCCCATCATTACGGCCGAAAGGCAGATCAGTTTGTGGCAAAGGAAAAATATGAAGAGGCGATTTTATGCCATAGTGAAGCAGCAG AGCTGTTGAAAGAAGCCTTATCAATGACACAGAGTGAACAG GTACAGCTGTCTTTAGAGCTCCAGAGAGACAGGCATCTCCAACAGAAGCGACTGATCAAGATGAGCCGCAAACAGGCAAAACTCAAAGGAAAGCCCCTGGTCAGTCCTTCAAAACACAGCTCACCCCCGATAACACAGTGTCCTAGTCAAACAGCCCTCCAAAGTCCCCCGCTCGGCTGGAAGGCTGCCAAAGATGACAAGACTCGGCTGGAAGAGCAGAGCACTGCCATCGCTGACCTGTGGAAGCTCATGGCTGTCCTGCTCACGGAGAACAAGCGGTTGCTGGAGGAGCACGAGAAACTGAAAGCAGAGAATGCTAGCCTGAAGAGAGACCATTATGAGGAGCATCAGATCCCCTCGGCTTCTCTAGCTCAACCTCAACCACCGCTGGGTATGAGGCTCCTGCACGTGCCCTCTGACCTCCAGAACGAGATACAGCTACTGTTGGAGATGGCAAATGACAGCTAG
- the nrbf2a gene encoding nuclear receptor binding factor 2a isoform X3: MEVMDSPLNRAHHYGRKADQFVAKEKYEEAILCHSEAAELLKEALSMTQSEQVQLSLELQRDRHLQQKRLIKMSRKQAKLKGKPLVSPSKHSSPPITQCPSQTALQSPPLGWKAAKDDKTRLEEQSTAIADLWKLMAVLLTENKRLLEEHEKLKAENASLKRDHYEEHQIPSASLAQPQPPLGMRLLHVPSDLQNEIQLLLEMANDS, encoded by the exons GCCCATCATTACGGCCGAAAGGCAGATCAGTTTGTGGCAAAGGAAAAATATGAAGAGGCGATTTTATGCCATAGTGAAGCAGCAG AGCTGTTGAAAGAAGCCTTATCAATGACACAGAGTGAACAG GTACAGCTGTCTTTAGAGCTCCAGAGAGACAGGCATCTCCAACAGAAGCGACTGATCAAGATGAGCCGCAAACAGGCAAAACTCAAAGGAAAGCCCCTGGTCAGTCCTTCAAAACACAGCTCACCCCCGATAACACAGTGTCCTAGTCAAACAGCCCTCCAAAGTCCCCCGCTCGGCTGGAAGGCTGCCAAAGATGACAAGACTCGGCTGGAAGAGCAGAGCACTGCCATCGCTGACCTGTGGAAGCTCATGGCTGTCCTGCTCACGGAGAACAAGCGGTTGCTGGAGGAGCACGAGAAACTGAAAGCAGAGAATGCTAGCCTGAAGAGAGACCATTATGAGGAGCATCAGATCCCCTCGGCTTCTCTAGCTCAACCTCAACCACCGCTGGGTATGAGGCTCCTGCACGTGCCCTCTGACCTCCAGAACGAGATACAGCTACTGTTGGAGATGGCAAATGACAGCTAG
- the jmjd1ca gene encoding probable JmjC domain-containing histone demethylation protein 2C, translating to MSLELVGKRCLCVSGGELELAGIARWNWRAGVIRATTDSPTLLTVCVHWDGEQSTERKWRRLREECEVVLLEQELVWATKRTGTNGSGSVQEKRRLQPALKFRPLIGQSCVGGLSVVEFISDRQLEFYTEKEELQPFEDEVGDGNPAVRDDPSLQEQVQAWLKQNQFQNILQQGSCSLKGLRVKVFRQESKTQWLPGVITHHDQNNRTVAIMTDQVREIVNVDPSLVQMMLLDDITHSSLMGDHSKRKSHITKINRIFLGTESISNNTTINDQVCSSRPVQQQCALSTQNCRKEEDGMSDEKRSDEERDSSKSKNSNGERKRRKEDEEKDDNQRKRSKRLKAGSVSDLSENSDSENSSCRVQDSSSDSGSKRPLKQRYTSKRPLDREVHPSHKGGEPSPSQLGDSKTQKLVKARPSNSPSASCNGAFSNTEAQECPTGVSAGKSEEKGDGAMTEIEDRSEGASREDSEAVSALLASQESEQLVSIETTCVVLHASPPECEGAEGEHEMSTNVSEVRGSEFSHTEARGSEFNQSEVRRSEFPHSVAITTFNDNAGTVGEEPRGAPPCSPVKPCSKKEDVDSKQRCSPEVVNPEYGPAISLEATHQPSVHASPCSSPDIISKPQTLREMSRQKQGASLEMALLKEDTPLPKSMDQTLTNLKMAPNPKVTCSTTPVLTPTPSPSPNRSKTPTHSPPSTPNRTPTPEKSTKSPLIVDRKDPFTIYRDPALVRVELEAHPPYIQPPHTPPNPKHHLKTPSPSSSSPNLTPVSSHSKLLSPSPHPANLSPIPLHSQPPLCSLSTPHSTIPHPHLLPSLLPALSSSATILAGHPRIGALGLPHHPLALAGNSSLMGQTTGAAPLAPLGLYPLLWPPFPNGAHSYHGLGLQASKWTHPDSAGISDSNVRRNSPSPWPTPVTNADGQGMQPPLPIRPSSADSQRASRNIQHCMPSSKTTEELDRRAIIESTLIHTHLKSEQECVRAAVGKNRQTYSPVAPESPSSRTKQPLVVYDLTGERTNRYQEENRRILLESSEVAPFTAKMGSDRELRYTRSPTSALNTKEREREMNRERDQDSERDVHAFRHTLPPRPHSAHPTPTLTPSSYYTSLSNSIENKPPQRRVPASKELYERLSASNTVAPVLTSSSSQVSMRARPPPLIKRHHEKEEGLLGKITEQLAHKASSMEAVEVATVERRGPCSSLISVSSCPRNVPLLHRAPIFHPPAPTILVSKDSGHGRLSPPTLTPIQPMSLSGKGQKQQRPPTLLPELKHATLDGKRPVPEKATSSQAWDTQWAGVMFGREKVGGGPTTNGCVVKPQSATASVIVRPTSHTHSPINYTVSNSSVSQVQCAHIKPLESLSNPHCKEGSVQHKRGVLWTPIDTVHPINLTAQKGDLNTPINMTTKPINTAQPSHEVTHPMTNVNATCSRIDLIAEHCKRRDVEAIQPKMEPFPTSCCTSREFPHLKKHRAGLATAESRSYTHTIQPQNTTHPSNAMKHVNSRYGTYTTLTTHTVCSHALEREKESVFNTSTSDCLRLASGTSSPVPTIKQTTTNEQIPSSAVTNQSAQFSQNNYHKLKKAWLTRHSEQDRGSTASQTLDGTKTAVSLTGISTSVPIKQEVNGLVDNWCTQEDKDSSLDSRKSKILDKKPTQDNSKSSLEDGKSNSNATSFNSEDKKSVIANEKKVTAGKKSSSDDVKPLLDRNGKLESKESFVEDKKPNEKRSTPLHMKPEREKRGEKRPLQSSGDSESGGDSGNESESGGSGRRLKRQSKSSFKIKPNDSQKKKVDEDEEDDEEEAKSNGTLQSTKDKPQQRLANSNGIPRSVLKDWRKVRKLKQTGETFLQDDSCSEIGPNVQKCRECRLDRSRKSQEPAISPVFCRFYYFRRLSYSRNGVVRADGFSVSEQTDEEAVTVWIGSSEDEEDKKRREMDLETSKSVLAFIGDKFCQLIKTEDTAFSWVKKDTQIMWKRAVRGVREMCDACEATLFNMHWACHKCGFVVCMDCYKAKEKKKSKDKDLYVWVRCVKNQHHDLKNLMPTHIVPETALTDMQSSMHSMKEKFGISSQCLCTDNKTLNPSTATTNGLAPLSDSDRIDLKSRQIPDQQKNTQHVTLRAPSERREKAECDNMEAHSRKSMSPEQGSTLRDLLTSTAGKLRLGSTGGAFAPVFNLSEQVTQSSRLPNILDDIIASVVENKIPATKMARPGLNQDLLPEEEVGQRSEGVKLDESPLAHPHTIVPHDWLGSHRLLWLKDHHHQGNQILFKENWTQEQPVLVSGLHKSLNANLWKPEHFSREFSSLHSDLYNCRDGSVTNSKVKEFWDGFEDVSKRPKSTKGESVVYRLKDWPSGEEFLALMPARYHDVMKSLPVPEYTDPEAQLNLASHLPSFFIRPDLGPRLCCAHGITTCPEQDFGTSNLHVEISDTMSILVYVGLAKGNGAPSKAGILKLLEGEFLDESVKKRMKDPNEIPGALWHIYMSKDLQKIQEFLQKVAAEQQTEADPGTNSDSEWDSDASDADPLREGGWYLSPKLRQKLQEEYGVESRTLLQFHGDAVIIPAGALHQVMNLHSCIQVNVDFVSPEHAHNSYYLTQELRPLKDQVNYEDKLQVKNIFYHSVKDAVATLRNHLKEKCTDEVKQES from the exons AAATTCCGTCCTCTGATTGGCCAGTCATGCGTGGGAGGATTGTCGGTGGTGGAGTTCATCTCTGACAGACAGCTGGAGTTCTACACAGAAAAGGAGGAGCTCCAGCCATTCGAG GATGAAGTGGGCGATGGAAATCCGGCTGTGAGAGATGATCCGTCTCTGCAGGAACAGGTCCAGGCCTGGCTCAAACAGAACCAATTCCAGAACATTCTTCAGCAAG GTTCTTGTTCTCTAAAGGGCCTTCGGGTGAAAGTATTCAGACAGGAGTCAAAAACCCAGTGGCTGCCTGGAGTCATCACACACCACGACCAAAACAACAGAACCGTAGCTATCATGACTGACCAG GTTCGAGAGATTGTGAATGTAGATCCGTCGCTGGTTCAGATGATGTTACTAGATGATATCACCCACTCCTCACTAATGGGAGACCACTCAAAACGCAAATCACATATCACCAAGATCAATAGGATTTTTCTT GGCACAGAAAGCATATCAAACAACACTACAATAAATGACCAG GTGTGCAGCTCCAGACCAGTACAGCAACAGTGTGCGCTGAGCACACAAAACTGCCGAAAGGAAGAGGATGGTATGAGTGACGAAAAGAGGAGTGATGAGGAAAGAG ATTCTTCCAAATCTAAAAACAGCAATGGTGAGAGAAAAAGGAGGAAAGAAGATGAGGAAAAAGATGACAACCAGAGAAAGAGATCGAAGAGGTTGAAAGCAGGCAGTGTGTCTGACTTGTCGGAGAACAGTGATTCTGAAAATTCCAGCTGCAGAGTGCAGGATTCATCCTCGGATTCAGGATCAAAGAGGCCGCTAAAACAGCGTTACACTTCAAAGAGACCATTGGACCGTGAGGTTCACCCCTCCCATAAAGGTGGGGAACCTTCTCCCAGCCAATTAGGAGATAGTAAGACACAGAAATTGGTAAAAGCTCGTCCATCCAATTCCCCTAGTGCATCCTGCAACGGGGCATTCAGTAACACAGAGGCACAGGAGTGTCCTACTGGCGTTAGTGCTGGGAAATCAGAGGAGAAAGGTGATGGAGCAATGACAGAAATAGAGGACAGGAGTGAGGGGGCATCTCGAGAGGACTCAGAGGCTGTGTCTGCACTTCTGGCATCCCAAGAGAGTGAGCAGCTGGTCTCCATTGAAACCACATGTGTTGTGCTACACGCATCACCTCCCGAGTGTGAAGGAGCGGAAGGTGAGCATGAGATGTCGACAAATGTTTCGGAGGTCAGAGGGTCAGAGTTTAGCCACACAGAGGCTAGGGGGTCAGAGTTTAACCAATCAGAGGTCAGGAGGTCAGAATTTCCTCATTCTGTGGCCATTACCACCTTCAATGACAATGCAGGCACAGTAGGAGAGGAGCCAAGAGGAGCACCCCCTTGCTCTCCTGTCAAACCTTGTAGCAAAAAGGAGGATGTGGATTCTAAACAGAGATGCTCTCCAGAAGTTGTGAACCCAGAATACGGACCTGCAATTTCTTTGGAAGCTACCCACCAGCCTAGTGTGCATGCCAGTCCTTGCTCCTCTCCCGATATCATATCTAAACCTCAGACTTTACGGGAGATGTCCAGACAGAAGCAGGGTGCATCTCTAGAAATGGCCCTGTTGAAAGAGGACACTCCTCTGCCTAAATCTATGGACCAAACTCTTACCAATCTTAAAATGGCACCAAATCCAAAAGTTACCTGCTCCACAACTCCAGTCCTGACTCCGACCCCTTCTCCATCCCCAAACCGATCCAAAACCCCAACACATTCTCCTCCCAGTACACCTAATCGCACTCCCACTCCAGAAAAATCCACCAAAAGTCCCCTCATTGTGGACAGAAAGGATCCCTTTACTATATACAGAGACCCTGCATTAGTCCGTGTAGAGCTTGAGGCCCACCCTCCTTATATCCAGCCCCCTCACACACCCCCAAACCCCAAACACCATCTGAAGACGCCATCTCCCTCCTCCAGCTCACCCAACCTTACTCCTGTTTCGTCCCACAGCAAGCTACTGAGTCCCTCCCCTCATCCTGCAAATCTCTCACCCATTCCCCTCCACTCCCAGCCTCCCCTCTGCTCCCTGAGCACACCCCACTCAACCATCCCTCACCCGCACCTCCTTCCATCCCTTCTACCTGCGCTGTCCTCATCTGCCACAATCTTGGCTGGACATCCTCGTATTGGAGCCCTAGGACTTCCCCACCATCCTTTAGCCCTTGCGGGTAACTCTTCTCTCATGGGCCAGACCACTGGTGCAGCTCCTCTGGCACCTCTCGGGCTTTATCCCCTCTTGTGGCCTCCTTTTCCCAATGGAGCCCATAGCTACCATGGACTGGGCCTGCAAGCATCCAAATGGACACACCCAGACAGCGCTGGCATCTCTGACAGCAATGTGAGGAGG AACTCCCCAAGCCCTTGGCCCACCCCTGTTACTAATGCAGACGGTCAAGGGATGCAACCCCCACTCCCCATCCGACCCTCCAGTGCGGACTCTCAGAGAGCATCTAGGAACATTCAACATTGCATGCCTTCCTCCAAAACCACAGA AGAGCTGGATAGAAGAGCGATCATCGAGAGCACACTTATCCACACTCACCTCAAATCTGAACAGGAGTGTGTCCGTGCAGCAGTGGGCAAAAACAGGCAGACCTACTCCCCAGTTGCCCCTGAGTCTCCATCAAGTCGAACCAAACAGCCACTTGTTGTTTATGATCTCACGGGTGAGAGAACAAACCGCTACCAGGAAGAGAACCGTCGCATTCTTCTGGAGAGCAGTGAGGTGGCAccattcactgctaaaatggGCTCGGATAGGGAACTGCGTTACACTAGAAGCCCCACATCTGCCCTTAACACaaaggagagggagagagagatgaacagagagagagaccaggACAGTGAGAGAGATGTGCATGCATTCAGGCACACTCTTCCTCCCCGGCCTCATTCGGCCCATCCCACCCCTACCCTCACTCCGAGCAGCTACTACACATCTCTGTCCAACAGCATAGAGAACAAGCCTCCACAACGCAGAGTGCCAGCCAGCAAAGAACTCTACGAGAGGCTCAGTGCCAGCAACACAGTTGCCCCTGTCTTAACTTCCTCCAGCTCACAGGTCTCAATGAGAGCAAGACCTCCGCCTCTCATTAAACGCCACCACGAGAAAGAAGAAGGTCTCCTGGGAAAGATTACAGAGCAACTTGCACATAAAGCATCTTCCATGGAAGCAGTAGAGGTAGCGACTGTGGAGAGAAGGGGGCCATGCTcttctctcatttctgtctccTCTTGTCCCCGCAATGTGCCTTTGCTTCACCGTGCCCCTATTTTCCACCCTCCGGCACCAACCATTCTAGTTTCTAAAGACTCTGGACATGGCAGATTGTCCCCACCTACTCTCACACCCATTCAGCCAATGAGCTTGTCTGGAAAAGGTCAGAAGCAACAGAGGCCACCCACCCTGTTGCCTGAACTCAAACACGCCACCTTAGATGGGAAAAGACCTGTGCCAGAGAAAGCAACGTCATCACAAGCCTGGGATACCCAATGGGCTGGGGTCATGTTTGGCAGAGAGAAAGTAGGTGGTGGGCCCACAACAAACGGATGTGTAGTCAAACCACAGTCGGCCACTGCTTCAGTCATTGTACGTCCAACAAGTCACACACATTCACCAATAAATTACACAGTGTCTAACAGCTCAGTTTCCCAGGTGCAGTGTGCCCACATAAAGCCATTGGAAAGTTTGTCCAACCCACACTGTAAGGAGGGCAGTGTTCAGCATAAGAGAGGTGTCCTGTGGACCCCTATTGATACTGTTCACCCCATCAACTTGACGGCCCAAAAGGGAGATCTTAACACACCCATAAACATGACAACTAAACCTATTAACACAGCTCAACCAAGTCACGAAGTGACACACCCCATGACAAATGTGAATGCCACATGCTCTAGGATAGACCTAATAGCAGAACACTGCAAAAGGAGAGACGTTGAAGCCATTCAACCAAAGATGGAGCCATTTCCCACCTCTTGTTGCACTTCTAGAGAATTTCCTCATCTGAAGAAACACAGAGCTGGACTAGCTACTGCTGAATCTAGATCTTACACACATACAATTCAGCCTCAAAACACTACACATCCTTCAAATGCTATGAAACATGTAAATAGTAGGTATGGGACTTACACTACACTCACTACACATACGGTGTGTTCTCATGCTTTGGAAAGAGAAAAAGAGTCTGTATTCAACACTAGCACCTCTGATTGTCTCCGACTGGCATCAGGGACTTCCAGCCCTGTACCaacaatcaaacaaacaacaaccaATGAGCAGATACCTTCTTCGGCCGTAACTAACCAGTCAGCTCAATTTAGTCAGAACAACTACCACAAACTGAAAAAAGCCTGGCTGACCCGCCATTCTGAGCAAGATAGAGGCAGTACAGCCTCCCAAACATTAGATGGCACTAAGACAGCTGTAAGTTTGACAGGCATAAGCACCTCTGTGCCAATCAAGCAGGAAGTGAATGGACTGGTAGATAATTGGTGCACTCAGGAGGACAAAGATTCCTCCTTAGACAGCAGAAAGTCCAAAATATTGGACAAGAAGCCTACTCAAGACAACAGCAAGTCTAGTTTGGAGGACGGGAAGTCTAATAGTAATGCTACAAGTTTCAATTCAGAGGACAAAAAATCTGTCATAGCCAATGAGAAAAAAGTGACCGCGGGCAAGAAGTCTTCCTCGGATGATGTTAAACCTCTCTTGGACAGAAATGGAAAGCTGGAGAGTAAGGAGTCCTTTGTGGAGGACAAGAAACCTAATGAAAAAAGATCAACCCCGCTACATATGAAGCCCGAGAGAGAGAAACGAGGCGAGAAACGCCCATTGCAGTCCAGTGGTGACAGCGAAAGTGGAGGAGACTCAGGCAATGAGAGTGAGAGTGGCGGATCAGGACGGAGGTTGAAACGGCAGTCTAAGTCCTCTTTTAAAATAAAGCCTAATGACAGCCAGAAGAAGAAAGTAGATGAGGATGAAGAGGACGATGAAGAGGAAGCCAAATCCAATGGAACTTTGCAAAGTACAAAAGATAAGCCTCAACAAAGGCTTGCTAACAGCA ATGGCATCCCTCGCTCTGTGCTGAAGGACTGGAGGAAGGTGAGAAAGCTCAAGCAAACTGGAGAAACTTTCTTACAGGACGACTCATGTTCTGAGATTGGCCCCAATGTGCAGAAGTGCCGAGAGTGTCGCTTGGATCGCTCACGTAAATCTCAGGAGCCTGCCATCTCACCTGTCTTCTGCCGATTTTACTACTTCCGACG TCTGTCGTACAGTAGGAATGGCGTTGTCCGTGCGGATGGGTTTTCGGTGTCTGAGCAGACAGACGAGGAGGCGGTTACAGTGTGGATAGGGAGCTCAGAGGACGAGGAGGACAAGAAAAGGAGAGAGATGGACCTTGAGACGTCGAAATCTGTCCTCGCGTTCATTGGAGACAAGTTCTGCCAGCTCATAAAGACAGAGGACACTGCCTTCTCCTGGGTCAAGAAAGACA CTCAGATCATGTGGAAGCGAGCCGTGAGAGGTGTGAGGGAGATGTGTGATGCGTGTGAGGCCACTCTCTTCAACATGCACTGGGCGTGTCACAAATGTGGCTTTGTGGTTTGCATGGACTGCTACAAAGCCAAGGAGAAGAAGAAATCCAAAG ATAAGGATCTTTATGTCTGGGTCCGATGTGTAAAAAACCAGCATCATGACCTGAAGAACCTAATGCCTACTCATATTGTACCTGAAACAG CATTGACAGACATGCAGAGCTCTATGCACTCAATGAAAGAAAAGTTTGGAATTTCATCACAATGTCTCTGCACTGACAACAAAACCCTCAACCCCAGCACGGCCACTACCAACGGACTCGCACCA CTTTCAGACAGCGATCGGATTGACTTGAAGAGCCGGCAAATCCCAGACCAGCAGAAGAACACACAGCATGTCACACTGAGAGCACCCTCTGAGAGAAGAG AGAAGGCAGAGTGTGACAATATGGAAGCTCACAGTAGGAAGTCCATGAGCCCCGAACAAGGATCAACATTACGTGACCTTTTGACCTCCACAGCTGGGAAGTTACGTCTTGGGTCCACTGGAGGTGCCTTTGCACCGGTTTTCAACTTGTCAGAACAG GTAACCCAGAGCTCGCGCTTGCCCAACATCCTGGATGACATTATTGCTTCTGTAGTAGAAAATAAGATTCCCGCTACAAAGATGGCCAGGCCGGGGCTGAATCAGGATTTGCTGCCAGAGGAGGAGGTGGGGCAAAGGTCAGAGGGGGTGAAGCTTGATGAAAGCCCATTGGCTCATCCCCACACCATTGTCCCTCATGATTGGCTAGGAAGCCACCGGCTGCTTTGGCTTAAAGATCACCACCACCAAGGCAACCAAATACTGTTTAAAGAGAACTGGACACAAGAGCAG CCGGTGCTGGTGTCCGGATTGCACAAGAGTTTGAATGCTAATCTGTGGAAGCCTGAGCACTTCAGTCGTGAGTTCTCCAGCCTCCACAGTGACCTCTACAATTGCCGAGACGGGAGCGTCACAAACTCCAAGGTCAAGGAGTTCTGGGATGGTTTTGAAGATGTGTCAA AGAGGCCAAAATCTACTAAAGGGGAGTCAGTGGTGTATAGACTGAAAGACTGGCCATCAGGGGAGGAGTTTCTGGCACTCATGCCTGCCAG ATATCATGATGTGATGAAGTCTTTGCCAGTACCAGAGTACACAGACCCAGAGGCTCAACTGAACCTGGCCTCACATCTGCCCTCCTTCTTCATTCGACCTGACCTTGGTCCTCGCCTCTGCTGCGCCCACG GTATAACAACATGTCCAGAGCAAGATTTCGGCACCAGTAATCTACATGTTGAAATCTCAGACACCATGAGTATTCTGGTATATGTCGGGTTGGCCAAAGGAAATGGAGCCCCATCTAAAGCAG GTATATTGAAGCTCTTGGAGGGGGAGTTTCTGGATGAGAGTGTCAAGAAACGGATGAAAGACCCTAATGAGATCCCAGGTGCTCTGTGGCACATCTACATGAGTAAAGACCTACAAAAGATACAGGAATTCCTACAAAAG gtTGCTGCTGAGCAACAGACTGAAGCAGATCCAGGGACAAACTCAGACTCCGAGTGGGACAGTGATGCCAGTGATGCCGACCCCCTGCGTGAGGGCGGCTGGTATCTGAGCCCCAAACTGAGACAAAAGTTACAGGAGGAATATGGCGTAGAGAGCCGCACACTCCTCCAGTTCCATGGAGATGCTGTTATCATCCCTGCTGGAGCTCTTCACCAG GTGATGAATCTGCACAGTTGCATCCAAGTGAATGTAGACTTTGTGTCCCCTGAACACGCGCACAACTCCTATTATTTAACTCAAGAGCTCCGACCTCTCAAGGACCAAGTGAACTATGAAGACAAACTCCAG GTGAAGAACATCTTTTATCACTCCGTGAAAGATGCTGTGGCCACATTGAGGAACCATTTAAAGGAGAAGTGCACAGACGAGGTAAAACAGGAGTCCTGA